The following coding sequences lie in one Pseudarthrobacter phenanthrenivorans Sphe3 genomic window:
- a CDS encoding IclR family transcriptional regulator, whose translation MSATESGTTGSETTGNADTKGASVIVNAIAVLRTFTADQPLLGVTDIANRVGLHKSTVSRILATFEQEHLVERDAETRRFRLGLGLIAVAGPLLAELEERRVAYPVLRELSEQTGETSALMVWSGDESICVEQIASHQQIKHTTPLGARYNDALSASVQVFLAQEPEDRVRSLLSSGSIAYPGLDDAGIDAYLVRLKDDVRRGWAVNYGETSIDEVGLAAPVYDHRGEVVAAVLVPAPRFRVSTERLQALGESCAAAAAKVTARLGGRPGEASRRSEREQRAKKQSL comes from the coding sequence ATGAGCGCAACAGAATCCGGGACCACCGGCAGCGAGACCACCGGCAACGCCGACACCAAGGGCGCGTCAGTCATCGTCAACGCGATCGCTGTCCTGCGGACCTTCACGGCGGACCAGCCGCTGCTGGGCGTCACGGATATAGCCAACCGCGTGGGGCTGCACAAGAGCACCGTCTCCAGGATCCTGGCCACTTTTGAGCAGGAGCACCTGGTGGAGCGCGATGCCGAAACACGCCGGTTCCGGCTGGGGCTGGGGCTGATCGCCGTGGCCGGGCCGCTTCTCGCCGAGCTGGAGGAGCGCCGCGTCGCTTACCCCGTGCTGCGGGAACTGTCCGAGCAGACAGGCGAAACCAGTGCCCTGATGGTGTGGAGCGGGGACGAGTCCATTTGCGTCGAGCAAATCGCCAGCCATCAGCAGATCAAGCACACCACTCCCCTGGGGGCCCGGTACAACGATGCCCTCAGCGCCTCCGTGCAGGTGTTCCTCGCCCAGGAGCCGGAGGACAGGGTCCGGTCCCTGCTCAGCAGCGGGAGCATTGCGTATCCCGGCCTGGATGACGCCGGCATCGATGCGTACCTGGTCCGGCTGAAAGACGACGTCCGACGCGGCTGGGCCGTCAACTACGGCGAGACCTCCATTGACGAAGTGGGCCTGGCGGCGCCCGTGTACGACCACCGCGGCGAGGTGGTGGCCGCCGTCCTGGTTCCCGCCCCGCGCTTCCGCGTGTCCACCGAAAGGCTCCAGGCCCTGGGGGAGTCCTGTGCCGCCGCAGCAGCAAAGGTGACCGCCCGGCTGGGCGGGAGGCCGGGCGAAGCGTCCCGTCGGAGCGAACGTGAACAGCGCGCAAAGAAACAAAGCTTGTAG
- a CDS encoding GTP cyclohydrolase II, protein MTVTSHQHVSRRLDLATVRSRVSVPLRFPDGFTADADVLTFHGLADGKEHLLLGLGGWEQALLHRESGRPAPLARLHSECLTGDVFGSERCDCGPQLREGVEEIAATGGFLLYLRQEGRGIGLYAKLDAYALQDAGLDTYEANVALGHGEDERDYTAAAQMLATLGATSVRLLSNNPDKAAQLLDLGIDITEQVPTGVHLSRANHRYLAAKRDHTSHTLDLPARTRQELKNDRLS, encoded by the coding sequence ATGACCGTAACCAGCCACCAGCACGTCAGCCGCAGGCTCGACCTTGCGACCGTGCGCAGCCGGGTCAGCGTCCCCCTGCGCTTTCCGGACGGTTTCACTGCCGACGCCGATGTGCTCACCTTCCACGGCCTTGCCGACGGCAAGGAGCACCTGCTGCTGGGACTTGGCGGATGGGAACAGGCGCTGCTCCACCGGGAGTCGGGGCGTCCCGCGCCCCTGGCCCGGCTGCACAGCGAGTGCCTCACGGGCGACGTGTTCGGCAGTGAACGCTGCGACTGCGGTCCCCAGCTCCGGGAAGGCGTGGAGGAAATAGCGGCCACGGGCGGGTTCCTGCTCTACCTTCGCCAGGAAGGCCGGGGCATCGGCCTGTACGCCAAGCTCGATGCCTACGCGCTCCAGGATGCCGGCCTGGACACTTATGAGGCCAACGTTGCCCTTGGCCATGGCGAGGACGAACGCGACTACACGGCTGCAGCCCAGATGCTCGCCACGCTCGGCGCCACCTCAGTGCGCCTCCTGAGCAACAACCCGGACAAGGCGGCGCAGCTCCTGGACCTGGGCATCGACATCACCGAACAGGTCCCCACCGGGGTGCACCTGTCCAGGGCCAACCACCGCTACTTGGCAGCCAAGCGGGACCACACCTCCCATACGCTGGACCTCCCGGCCCGGACGCGGCAGGAATTGAAAAATGACCGTCTTTCTTGA